One window from the genome of Rufibacter tibetensis encodes:
- a CDS encoding DUF6565 domain-containing protein, which translates to MAASDTSSPSREQAYNDYKKYVTDYEANVARGWDSTQTDWDQRMTTDSAEYNKRRMSVMEFESTLDEDRKAEYAELQSRYSTAWSTREGQYNTWKQNNQSSGMMASGIDMSTYDEKKIPSYTATDIRKAYEDFVAHVEMHKSGFSNKDWNTVEKYWNQLDDRKNAIQSQLTDKDKWEIAKAKTKYIAMKNANKAGNTASKVGSDVKEVGKDVSNSKVGETTKEVGKDVASGAKKAGKAVGNTAKKAANKVEKAVEDDNK; encoded by the coding sequence ATGGCCGCTTCTGATACTTCTAGCCCCTCTCGCGAACAAGCCTATAATGATTACAAAAAATACGTTACTGATTATGAAGCCAATGTAGCACGCGGCTGGGACAGCACCCAGACAGATTGGGATCAGCGTATGACCACAGACAGCGCAGAATATAACAAGCGCCGCATGTCAGTAATGGAGTTTGAGAGCACCTTAGATGAGGATCGCAAAGCGGAGTACGCTGAATTGCAGTCAAGATACAGCACTGCCTGGTCTACACGGGAAGGGCAGTATAATACTTGGAAACAAAACAACCAAAGTAGCGGCATGATGGCTTCAGGCATTGACATGTCTACCTATGATGAAAAGAAAATTCCTTCCTATACCGCTACGGACATTAGAAAAGCCTACGAAGACTTTGTTGCCCATGTGGAGATGCACAAATCCGGCTTCAGCAACAAAGACTGGAACACCGTAGAGAAATACTGGAACCAGTTGGATGATCGCAAAAACGCTATCCAAAGCCAGTTAACTGACAAAGACAAGTGGGAGATTGCCAAAGCGAAAACTAAGTACATTGCCATGAAGAACGCCAACAAGGCAGGCAATACTGCTAGCAAAGTTGGTTCTGATGTGAAAGAAGTAGGCAAAGACGTTTCAAACAGCAAGGTGGGTGAAACTACCAAAGAGGTAGGTAAAGACGTAGCCTCTGGTGCAAAAAAGGCCGGTAAAGCCGTAGGAAACACCGCTAAGAAAGCAGCCAATAAAGTAGAGAAAGCTGTTGAAGATGATAACAAATAA